CACCGCCTGATCACCGACTTCCTCACCTTCAGCGCGCTGCAGACCGGCAATTTGAATCTGCAACTGGATGAGCCGCGCGATCTGCACGGCTGCCTCACGGAAATCTGTGGCTTCTGGATGCCCCGCTTTCAATCCAAAGGGATCGCTTTTTACTACCTGGCGAGCGAACATCTGCAGCCATTTGCCTTCGACTACGACCGCATCCAGCGCGTCGTATCCAACCTGCTGGAGAACGCGTTGAAGTTTACGCCGCAGGGGGGGACGGTGTGGCTGAACGCGGAGCCTCAATTGTGGGAACGGCGTGTACTGGAAGTTCGGCCGCAGGCGCGGGAACGACGCAAGCATGCAGTGGGAGCGCCGAACGCGGTGCGGGTCAGCGTGGCCGACACCGGCCCGGGGATACCGCCTGAGTACCACCAGGAAATTTTTGGAGACTTTTTCCAGATCCCGAACAACCGGGAACTGAATAGCGGTGGAATGGGACTGGGCCTCGGCATCGCGCGGCGGCTGGTGCAGGCCCACGGCGGGAAAATCTGGGTGGAAAGCGAACCCAGTTGCGGAAGTAAATTCTCTTTCCTGCTTCCGCTAAAGCACGGATAGCCGGATAATCAATCATCCATTCAACGAACCGAAAGGCAGATCGCGGAAGTGACTGGAAACTCGCCGAAGATCCTTGTCGTTGACGACGAACCGAGCATGCTGCGCTACTTGCAGACGCTGCTCGAGGTCGAATCCTACAACGTGGACACCGCCGCCAGCGGTGAAGTGGCGCTGGAGAAGCTAAAGCAAGCGACGCCGGACGTGGTATTGCTCGACGTGCTCATGCCCGGCGGCATGGACGGGCTGCAAACGCTGGAGCAGATGCGCGAACGTTGTCCGCAGCTGAAAGTCATCATGCTGTCCTGCGTCAGCGACACCCGCAAAGTGGTGCAGGCGATCCGGCTGGGCGCGCAGGATTATTTGACCAAGCCCTTCCAGAAAAACGATCTGGAAGCAGTGATCCAGCAATGTATCGGCGGAAAAGCGACGGTAACCGCGCCGCAGGGCGAGATCGAAGACCTGGGCGACGACGTGTTCTTCGTGTGCGGCAGCCCGGCCATGCGGCAGATCCGCTCGCAGGCCAAGCTGGTGGCGAACGTAGACATCCCGGTGCTGATCCTGGGGGAGAGCGGTGTCGGCAAGGAAGTGATCGCCAAGATGATTCACAAGTATTCGCCGCGATCGCACCGCACGTTCCTGAAAGTGAACTGCGCCGCCGTACCCGCCGACCTGCTGGAAAGCGAGCTGTTCGGCTACGAGCCCGGCGCGTTCACCGGAGCCACGCACGCCAAGCCGGGAAAATTCGAGCTCTGCAACAAAGGCACGATCATGCTGGATGAAATCGGCGAGATGCCGGCTCCGTTGCAGGCCAAGCTGCTGCACGTGCTGCAGGACCAGACGTTTTCCCGACTGGGCAGCCGCACCGTGCAGAAGGTGGATGTGCGCGTGCTGGCGGCGACCAACATCAACATCCAGGAAGCGATCGCGGAGAAGAAACTGCGCGAGGACCTTTATTACCGACTCAACGGTTTCACCATCAACCTTCCGCCGCTGCGCGACCGCAGAGAAGAAATTGCGCTGCTGCTGAAGCACTTCATGGGCCAGGTAGCGGAGCGCTTTGCGCGCCCGGCGCTGCCGCTGACTCCGTCGCTGATCCAGGCCTGCGAGCGGTACGGCTGGCCAGGAAACCTGCGCGAGCTGGGAAATTTCATCAAGCGCTACATGGTGCTCGGCGACGAGGAACTGGCGATCGCTGAATTGACACCGCACGCTGAAAAAGTGCTGGCGGCCGCCTCCGGAGCGGGAGTTGGAGGCAACGCCGGCGGCAGTGGGCTGAAGGGCCTGGTGCGCAGCGTCAAAGATGAAGCGGAAATGGAAGCGATCAGCCGCGCGCTGACGGAAACTAACTGGAACCGGAAGAAAGCAGCGGCGCTGCTGAAAATCAGTTACAAGGCGTTGCTGTACAAGATCCGGCAGTACGACATCCAGCCCTCGTCCAACCTCAACTGAACTTCACCAAGAGCGCAAAGCCAGACCTTGGACGCCGGATTTTCTGGGGAATGAGCACGCCGGCCGGGCGTCACATCTACTGGTCCTTCATTTTTTCCTTGATCGAGTGGGCAAGTTTTTCGATCTCGTCGGCCTTGCGCACAACGTCGACGGAGAGAACATTCTCGTTCGTTTTGTCCACGTACTCTTTTAACTCGGTGGCAACCGCTAACAACTTATCGGTATCGCGCTTGAGCTTCGCCTGCCGCTGCTTGTTGCGTTCTTTCAAGCGCTCGCGCTCCATCCGTTGCTCATCCTCAATGCGCTGCCGCCCGAACTGGGGATCGACGCTGCGGTTGTCCCCAGGGCCGGCGAGGTCGCCATGGGTTCGAGGAAGAACGCACAAACAAAACAACACCACGAGAAATGATACGAGGATAGCTAGCCTCACGATGACCTCATGAGCATGGAGTGCGCTGATTATAAAAGAGCCGTGCTTGGCGCTGCTATAATCGCGCACTTATACGATGTCTGAGCCTTCCATACAGACTGCCGGGCAGGTCTGGGAGCACTGGCGCGCCGACGCGCTGAATTTCGTGCGCGTGGACCTTCCCAAAATCCTCTTCATCGTGGTGGTAACGTTCGTCCTGGTCCGCCTGCTCAAAGCGGTGACGCGCCGCCTGCGAGCGTTCGGCGAATCCAAGGAATTGCCCAGCGGCTTTCGCGCGCAGCAACTTCGGACATTGAGTGGAGTGGTGTACAGCGCGGGCACGTTCGTGCTCGTGTTCCTGGCCCTGCTGCAGGTCCTGCCGGTGCTGGGGATCAACATGGGACCGTTGCTGGCGAGCGCGGGGATAGCGGGGCTGGCCATCGGGTTTGGCGCGCAAACCCTGGTACACGACGTGATCAATGGCTTCTTCATCCTGATGGAAAACCAGTACGAGGTTGGGGACACGGTGCGCGTAGGCGGCATCACCGGCGTGGTCGAGCGCATGACCTTGCGCGCCACTTTGTTGCGCGACGACCAAGGCGCGCTCTCCACGGTTCCCAACAGTAAGATCGATATTGTCTCCAATCTGACGCGCGACTGGGCGCAGGTGGCGCTGCACGTGTCGGTCGCCTACAACGAGAGCAGCGACAAGGTGATCAGCGTGCTGAAGGAAGTCGGGCAGGAAATCCGGGCGGACGAAAACATCGCCTCCCTGCTCGTTTCCGACCCGCAGGTGCCGGGCATCGAGCGCGTCAGCGGCAACGAAGTGGATTACGTAATGCTGGTAAAAACGCGCCCGGGC
This genomic interval from Terriglobales bacterium contains the following:
- a CDS encoding HAMP domain-containing sensor histidine kinase encodes the protein MPEHSENAAAAASTRRAIEKAFLAAADGKKNEVVQDDLLRAYQQLEIDYQRCAQALATAAHDLRTPLAVVSGYIELMMSGKLGPLTELQNRCLEDMHSSSQRLHRLITDFLTFSALQTGNLNLQLDEPRDLHGCLTEICGFWMPRFQSKGIAFYYLASEHLQPFAFDYDRIQRVVSNLLENALKFTPQGGTVWLNAEPQLWERRVLEVRPQARERRKHAVGAPNAVRVSVADTGPGIPPEYHQEIFGDFFQIPNNRELNSGGMGLGLGIARRLVQAHGGKIWVESEPSCGSKFSFLLPLKHG
- a CDS encoding sigma-54 dependent transcriptional regulator codes for the protein MTGNSPKILVVDDEPSMLRYLQTLLEVESYNVDTAASGEVALEKLKQATPDVVLLDVLMPGGMDGLQTLEQMRERCPQLKVIMLSCVSDTRKVVQAIRLGAQDYLTKPFQKNDLEAVIQQCIGGKATVTAPQGEIEDLGDDVFFVCGSPAMRQIRSQAKLVANVDIPVLILGESGVGKEVIAKMIHKYSPRSHRTFLKVNCAAVPADLLESELFGYEPGAFTGATHAKPGKFELCNKGTIMLDEIGEMPAPLQAKLLHVLQDQTFSRLGSRTVQKVDVRVLAATNINIQEAIAEKKLREDLYYRLNGFTINLPPLRDRREEIALLLKHFMGQVAERFARPALPLTPSLIQACERYGWPGNLRELGNFIKRYMVLGDEELAIAELTPHAEKVLAAASGAGVGGNAGGSGLKGLVRSVKDEAEMEAISRALTETNWNRKKAAALLKISYKALLYKIRQYDIQPSSNLN
- a CDS encoding mechanosensitive ion channel family protein, which gives rise to MSEPSIQTAGQVWEHWRADALNFVRVDLPKILFIVVVTFVLVRLLKAVTRRLRAFGESKELPSGFRAQQLRTLSGVVYSAGTFVLVFLALLQVLPVLGINMGPLLASAGIAGLAIGFGAQTLVHDVINGFFILMENQYEVGDTVRVGGITGVVERMTLRATLLRDDQGALSTVPNSKIDIVSNLTRDWAQVALHVSVAYNESSDKVISVLKEVGQEIRADENIASLLVSDPQVPGIERVSGNEVDYVMLVKTRPGAQYAVTRELRRRIKECFEKNHIQPGGPGGMFLVQTGPGKTAG